Proteins from a genomic interval of Clostridium sp. 'deep sea':
- a CDS encoding SAF domain-containing protein: protein MWLLRNKLFLASICILIALFFTFVVTPQYQNYINKSVKVVMLNKNINTNTLIVESMLVNKSVRYSEVPKNAITDKQQVIGKFAKVPIFADDYLNPIKITSKKVEKGYLSGADNNATAVAINMPNLSASLAAQIRPGDVVSIVAYDKRESQVIAPPELQFITVADVINNDGVSVYEQSNKALDIVTSAITAQNIIPSSVIFICDIKQSLKLVELANRGQVHIIYRNKSNSFKLEVN, encoded by the coding sequence ATGTGGCTTTTAAGAAATAAACTCTTTTTGGCATCAATATGTATTTTAATCGCTTTATTTTTTACGTTTGTGGTTACACCTCAATATCAAAACTACATTAATAAATCAGTTAAGGTAGTGATGTTAAATAAAAATATAAATACCAACACCCTAATAGTAGAGAGTATGTTAGTAAATAAATCAGTACGTTATTCAGAAGTACCTAAAAACGCAATTACAGATAAACAGCAAGTAATAGGTAAATTTGCTAAGGTTCCAATTTTTGCTGATGACTACCTAAATCCAATAAAAATAACATCAAAAAAAGTAGAAAAAGGCTATTTAAGTGGCGCAGATAATAATGCTACTGCAGTTGCCATTAACATGCCAAACCTTTCTGCCTCTTTAGCTGCACAAATAAGACCCGGCGATGTTGTTAGCATTGTGGCTTATGATAAACGTGAGTCACAAGTAATAGCTCCACCAGAACTTCAGTTCATAACTGTGGCAGATGTTATTAATAATGATGGTGTTAGTGTTTATGAGCAGAGCAACAAGGCTCTCGATATAGTTACTTCTGCTATTACTGCACAAAATATTATCCCAAGTTCAGTAATATTTATTTGCGACATCAAGCAATCATTAAAGCTGGTAGAGTTAGCGAATAGAGGGCAAGTACATATTATCTATAGAAATAAATCTAACTCATTTAAGCTGGAGGTGAATTAA